A portion of the Saimiri boliviensis isolate mSaiBol1 chromosome 1, mSaiBol1.pri, whole genome shotgun sequence genome contains these proteins:
- the LOC141581721 gene encoding heat shock factor protein 5-like has translation MGSAAAGQAGAHRARRRPRRGSGAGIEHGEGEVGWVGGREVRAGRGDAGGAALHPHQAQQLPRRTVASGEQPVVTVHPLGRPRRGAAHPPAALRGGAAQPARAGRRRRGRGAGAEPGLFTTTNFTSFVRQLNVSGFHKVVQGGPRPGRGRGRGAVGRRDRPLHHFRNRHFRRGQPQLLVHLQRRTGSKEAKLAAGLEVPCRPPSGFQWLPAAAHHLGLRLRRLGRRPDPAVAPGAATCAADSRPEPHGPGAVGQFHRSLRRRGFPPYSYVTSSHDRSTFPMKSLDRTPVPRRIWQNSLGMHPGQVETSPRFQRNERVWFPHPGLKCSHVITAHYSLKLPGSGNSSTSDSQVAGTTTEPANTLGHTLR, from the exons ATGGGGTCCGCGGCGGCCGGGCAGGCAGGAGCCCACAGGGCGAGGCGAAGGCCGCGGCGGGGGTCGGGGGCGGGAATCGAGCACGGGGAGGGAGAGGTAGGCTGGGTGGGTGGGCGCGAGGTCCGGGCCGGGCGGGGCGATGCAGGAGGCGCCGCTCTCCATCCCCATCAAGCCCAACAACTTCCCCGCCGAACGGTGGCGTCTGGTGAACAGCCCGTGGTAACGGTCCACCCGCTGGGACGGCCGCGGCGAGGGGCTGCTCATCCACCAGCCGCTCTTCGAGGTGGAGCTGCTCAGCCCGCCCGGGccgggaggcggcggcggggccgCGGGGCCGGGGCCGAGCCCGGGCTCTTCACAACCACCAACTTCACCAGCTTCGTCCGCCAGCTCAACGTCTCCGGCTTCCACAAGGTGGTGCAGGGGGGGCCGAGGCCGGgtcggggccggggccggggggcGGTGGGACGGCGGGACCGGCCCCTCCACCACTTCCGCAACCGGCACTTCCGCCGCGGCCAGCCGCAGCTGCTCGTGCACCTCCAGCGCCGGACAGGCTCCAAGGAGGCCAAGCTGGCGGCCGGCCTGGAGGTGCCCTGCCGCCCGCCCAGCGGTTTCCAGTGGCTTCCAGCGGCTGCGCATCACCTTGGCCTCCGCCTCCGCCGCCTCGGCCGCCGCCCCGACCCCGCTGTAGCACCGGGAGCCGCCACCTGCGCCGCAGATTCCCGGCCCGAGCCGCACGGACCAGGGGCTGTAGGACAGTTTCACCGGTCACTTCGGCGACGTGGTTTTCCCCCTTACTCCTACGTAACTTCATCCCACGACCGCAGTACTTTTCCCATGAAAAGTTTAGATCGGACCCCAGTTCCTCGCAGAATATGGCAGAACTCCCTTGGAATGCACCCCGGGCAAGTGGAGACATCGCCACGTTTTCAGAGAAACG agaGAGTCTGGTTCCCTCACCCAGGACTGAAGTGCAGtcacgtgatcacagctcactacagcctaaagttaccaggctcaggcaattcttccacgtcagactcccaagtagctgggactactacagaaCCTGCCAAcacacttgg CCATACACTGAGGTGA